One window of Sphingomonas sp. KC8 genomic DNA carries:
- the ccoO gene encoding cytochrome-c oxidase, cbb3-type subunit II encodes MFGTHYRIERKSIALAVAIMIVASIGGLIEIAPLFTIDDTVESDPNMRVYTPLELAGRNIYIREGCYACHSQMIRTLQDEVERYGPYSLAVESKYDHPMLWGSKRTGPDLARIGGKYSDQWHTAHLKNPRHVVPQSIMPRYSWLSETALQTRHLGDDLRALRKVGVPYSDAMIANATADAVAQASPDDDTAGLAERYGAATQIRSFDGDKRTVSEMDALVAYLQILGNLSNAAHAPQAAGK; translated from the coding sequence ATGTTCGGAACCCATTACCGCATCGAACGCAAGTCGATCGCGCTGGCGGTGGCGATCATGATCGTCGCCAGCATCGGCGGCCTGATCGAGATCGCCCCCTTGTTCACGATCGACGACACGGTGGAAAGCGATCCGAACATGCGGGTTTACACCCCGCTCGAACTGGCCGGACGCAACATCTATATCCGCGAAGGCTGCTACGCCTGCCATTCGCAGATGATCCGCACATTGCAGGACGAGGTGGAACGCTACGGCCCTTATTCGCTGGCGGTCGAATCCAAATATGACCACCCGATGCTGTGGGGATCGAAGCGCACCGGCCCCGATCTCGCCCGCATCGGCGGCAAATATTCGGACCAGTGGCACACCGCGCATCTGAAGAATCCGCGCCATGTTGTCCCCCAGTCGATCATGCCGCGTTATTCGTGGTTGAGCGAAACCGCGCTGCAAACCCGCCATCTTGGCGATGATCTGCGCGCGCTGCGCAAGGTCGGCGTGCCATATAGCGACGCCATGATCGCCAATGCGACGGCCGATGCCGTGGCGCAGGCATCGCCCGATGACGATACGGCGGGGCTTGCCGAACGCTATGGCGCGGCTACGCAGATTCGATCCTTCGATGGCGATAAACGGACGGTTTCGGAAATGGACGCGCTGGTCGCCTATCTCCAGATACTGGGCAATCTCAGCAATGCCGCGCATGCGCCGCAGGCGGCGGGAAAATAG
- the ccoN gene encoding cytochrome-c oxidase, cbb3-type subunit I: MAVTAILAFIGLAMVAAGASRADPMQIHGFIVLLASLGTLCLLLKGYYAPEPAAARLDSYYDDPSKAGIIIAMIWAVFGMFIGDWVAWLLAFPDLTFDAAWSSFGRLRPAHTTGVIFGFGGNALIATSFHVMQRTSRARLPGQFSPWFVLLGYNLFCILAVSGYFMGITQSKEYAEPEWYADIWLVIVWVTYLLLYLRTLARRKEPHIYVANWYYLAFILVVAILHIVNNLAVPASLGGVKSYSLFSGVQDAMTQWWYGHNAVAFFLTAGFLGMMYYYLPKRAERPIYSYRMSIIGFWGITFFYMWAGSHHLHYTALPQWVQTLGMTFSVMLLVPSWIAAANALLTLNGAWDKVRDDATLRFMMMAAIFYGLSTFEGSFMAIRSVNSLSHYTDWTIGHVHAGAMGWVALITFGSIYAVVPWLWKRERMHSPALVEVHFWLALAGTLIYVFAMWNSGIIQGLMWRTYNDSGTLTYSFLDSMVAMHPYYVARAFGGLLFLIGAIVGCYNIWMTIRRPSAPPAPAGDTPLPATLQPAE; this comes from the coding sequence ATGGCGGTAACCGCCATCCTCGCTTTCATCGGTTTGGCAATGGTGGCGGCCGGGGCGTCCCGCGCGGATCCGATGCAGATACATGGCTTCATCGTGCTGCTGGCCAGCCTTGGCACCCTGTGCCTGCTGCTGAAGGGCTATTATGCCCCGGAACCCGCAGCGGCGCGGCTCGACAGCTATTATGACGATCCCAGCAAGGCCGGCATCATCATCGCCATGATCTGGGCCGTGTTCGGCATGTTCATCGGTGACTGGGTGGCCTGGCTGCTCGCCTTTCCCGACCTGACGTTCGACGCGGCCTGGTCCAGCTTCGGACGGCTGCGTCCCGCGCATACCACGGGCGTCATCTTCGGCTTCGGCGGCAACGCGCTGATCGCCACCTCCTTCCATGTCATGCAGCGCACGTCGCGCGCGCGGCTGCCCGGCCAGTTCAGCCCGTGGTTCGTACTGCTCGGCTACAATCTGTTCTGCATCCTCGCCGTTTCCGGCTATTTCATGGGGATCACCCAGTCGAAGGAATATGCCGAACCCGAATGGTATGCCGATATCTGGCTCGTCATCGTCTGGGTAACGTATCTGCTGCTCTATCTGCGTACGCTCGCGCGGCGCAAGGAACCGCATATCTACGTCGCCAACTGGTATTATCTCGCTTTCATCCTCGTCGTCGCGATCCTCCATATCGTCAACAATCTGGCGGTGCCGGCGTCGCTTGGCGGGGTGAAGAGCTATTCGCTGTTTTCGGGCGTGCAGGATGCGATGACGCAATGGTGGTACGGCCACAACGCAGTCGCCTTCTTCCTCACCGCCGGCTTCCTTGGCATGATGTATTATTATCTGCCCAAGCGCGCGGAACGGCCGATCTATTCCTACCGGATGTCGATCATCGGCTTCTGGGGGATCACCTTCTTCTACATGTGGGCGGGCTCGCACCACCTGCACTATACGGCGCTGCCGCAATGGGTTCAGACGCTGGGCATGACGTTTTCGGTCATGCTGCTGGTGCCGTCGTGGATCGCCGCGGCCAACGCGCTGCTGACGCTCAACGGCGCGTGGGACAAGGTGCGCGACGACGCCACCTTGCGCTTCATGATGATGGCCGCGATCTTTTACGGGCTTTCGACGTTCGAGGGATCGTTCATGGCGATCCGTTCGGTCAACTCGCTGTCGCATTATACCGACTGGACGATCGGCCATGTCCATGCCGGCGCGATGGGCTGGGTCGCACTCATCACCTTCGGGTCGATCTACGCCGTCGTGCCGTGGCTGTGGAAGCGCGAGCGCATGCATTCGCCCGCTCTGGTCGAGGTCCATTTCTGGCTCGCGCTGGCGGGAACGCTGATCTACGTCTTCGCGATGTGGAATTCGGGCATCATCCAGGGCCTGATGTGGCGCACCTATAATGACAGCGGCACGCTGACCTATTCGTTCCTGGATTCGATGGTGGCGATGCACCCTTATTATGTCGCGCGCGCGTTCGGCGGGCTGCTGTTCCTGATCGGGGCCATCGTCGGCTGCTATAATATCTGGATGACGATCCGCCGCCCATCGGCACCCCCCGCGCCGGCGGGCGATACCCCCCTTCCCGCCACCCTCCAGCCTGCGGAATAA
- a CDS encoding group III truncated hemoglobin has translation MDGVSRIDEAGLARLVDAFYARVRADAALGPIFNQAIDDWPEHLDKLAAFWSSVMLTSGRYKGQPVPAHVKHKDRINPALFDRWLGLWKQTTEELMEPEAAGALQAKAARIAESLQLAMFFRLDRAAPASASMEHAHHG, from the coding sequence GTGGACGGTGTTTCAAGGATCGACGAAGCAGGTCTCGCGCGTCTGGTGGATGCGTTCTACGCCCGCGTCCGGGCCGATGCGGCGCTTGGGCCGATCTTCAACCAGGCAATCGATGACTGGCCGGAACATCTCGACAAGCTCGCGGCCTTCTGGTCGTCGGTGATGTTGACCAGCGGCCGCTACAAGGGCCAGCCGGTCCCCGCGCATGTGAAGCACAAGGATCGGATCAACCCGGCCTTGTTCGATCGCTGGCTTGGCCTGTGGAAGCAGACCACCGAAGAACTGATGGAGCCGGAGGCAGCCGGTGCGCTTCAGGCCAAGGCCGCGCGGATCGCCGAAAGCCTGCAACTCGCCATGTTCTTCCGGCTCGATCGGGCCGCACCCGCGTCCGCGTCCATGGAGCATGCCCATCATGGCTGA
- a CDS encoding DUF1971 domain-containing protein produces the protein MADIRPYRSTPVFDQDTLPAALRQRHDTKAGVWGLIRVIEGELRFTCLDPLSETVLVPGRPGLVLPQQPHFVTPLGTMKMQVDFYDQPPGE, from the coding sequence ATGGCTGACATTCGTCCCTACCGCTCCACCCCGGTGTTCGATCAGGATACGCTGCCCGCGGCGCTCCGCCAGCGGCACGACACCAAGGCCGGCGTCTGGGGGCTGATCCGGGTGATCGAAGGCGAACTCCGGTTCACCTGCCTCGATCCGCTGTCGGAAACGGTGCTCGTTCCGGGCAGGCCGGGGCTGGTGTTGCCGCAACAACCGCATTTTGTGACGCCGCTCGGCACCATGAAGATGCAGGTCGATTTTTACGATCAGCCACCCGGCGAATGA
- the hmpA gene encoding NO-inducible flavohemoprotein, whose protein sequence is MSQPLSDQTIALVKATVPALEAHGLTIVHEMYSRMFQNPEIRDLFNQSHHGEASSQPRALTGAILAYANNIDNLGALAPAVERIAQKHVGLQILPEHYPHVAEALLGAIKAVLGDAATDEILGAWGEAYWFLANILIARENRIYTDQKDTVGGWNGWRDFRVEDVVRESSVISSFTLRPVDGGPVMAHEPGQYLTFWFEVPGHPAAKRNYSISSAPNGATYRISVKREAHGLASGWLHGEAKPGTVLKVAAPAGEFFLGHHVERPVVLLSGGVGLTPMVAMLEALVENGADVPVHYIHGTHDHDTHAMRDHVRALAARGKAVKVVDFHQTPHASEVAGQDYDVAGIITDEWLVANTPVATADYYICGPRPFLRHAVSTLSLAGVPSDRIHYEFFGPADELLAA, encoded by the coding sequence ATGTCGCAACCGCTGAGTGACCAGACCATCGCGCTCGTCAAGGCGACGGTTCCCGCGCTGGAAGCCCATGGGCTGACGATCGTCCACGAAATGTATTCGCGGATGTTCCAAAACCCGGAAATCCGTGACCTGTTCAACCAGTCGCACCATGGCGAAGCCAGCTCGCAGCCGCGCGCGCTGACCGGCGCGATCCTCGCTTATGCCAATAATATCGACAATCTTGGCGCGCTGGCCCCGGCGGTGGAACGGATCGCGCAGAAGCATGTCGGCCTGCAAATCCTACCCGAACATTATCCCCATGTCGCCGAAGCCCTGCTCGGCGCGATCAAGGCGGTGCTGGGCGATGCCGCGACCGACGAAATCCTTGGCGCCTGGGGCGAGGCCTATTGGTTCCTGGCCAATATCCTGATCGCGCGCGAAAACCGCATCTACACCGACCAGAAGGACACCGTCGGCGGCTGGAACGGCTGGCGCGATTTCCGGGTGGAAGATGTCGTCCGCGAAAGCAGCGTCATCAGTTCGTTCACCCTGCGCCCGGTCGATGGCGGCCCGGTGATGGCGCACGAACCGGGCCAGTATCTGACCTTCTGGTTCGAGGTTCCCGGCCATCCCGCGGCCAAGCGCAACTATTCGATTTCCTCGGCGCCCAACGGCGCAACCTATCGCATCTCGGTCAAGCGCGAGGCGCACGGCCTGGCATCCGGGTGGCTCCATGGCGAAGCCAAGCCTGGCACTGTGCTCAAGGTGGCCGCGCCCGCCGGCGAATTCTTCCTCGGCCATCATGTCGAACGGCCGGTGGTGCTCTTGTCCGGCGGCGTCGGCCTGACGCCGATGGTGGCGATGCTGGAGGCTTTGGTGGAAAACGGCGCCGATGTGCCCGTCCACTATATTCATGGCACGCATGACCACGATACCCACGCGATGCGCGATCATGTCCGCGCGCTGGCGGCCAGGGGCAAGGCGGTGAAGGTGGTCGATTTCCACCAGACCCCGCACGCCAGCGAGGTTGCTGGCCAGGATTATGACGTGGCGGGCATCATCACCGATGAGTGGCTGGTCGCCAACACGCCCGTCGCCACCGCCGATTATTATATCTGCGGCCCGCGCCCGTTCCTGCGCCATGCGGTGTCCACCCTGTCGCTGGCCGGGGTTCCTTCGGACCGCATCCATTACGAGTTCTTCGGCCCGGCCGACGAACTGCTGGCGGCCTGA
- a CDS encoding carbonic anhydrase: MKNSRETGEDAVAGRLSGLLTRNRAWADAKTLADPGFFKRLVGQQRPRYFWIGCSDSRVPATEIVDLDPGEMFVHRNVANLTVLTDPNFAAALQFAVDVLKVEHIIVVGHYGCGGIQAAMTQASDDAIGAWLAPVHTLYQTGCGTLEVNADRLCEHNIRAQVAALAANPLVLQAWARHASLTLHGWVYAIGDGLLRPVCSPISRAPNEAAPGRLVEGTT, encoded by the coding sequence ATGAAGAATTCGCGAGAGACTGGAGAGGATGCCGTCGCCGGCCGACTCTCTGGCTTGTTGACCCGCAACCGTGCGTGGGCCGATGCGAAAACCCTGGCCGATCCCGGCTTCTTCAAACGGCTCGTTGGTCAACAACGACCTCGCTATTTCTGGATCGGCTGTTCGGATAGTCGTGTGCCCGCCACGGAAATCGTGGATCTCGATCCGGGCGAGATGTTCGTTCACCGCAATGTCGCCAATCTCACCGTGCTGACCGATCCCAATTTCGCAGCCGCCTTGCAGTTCGCTGTCGATGTTCTGAAAGTCGAGCACATCATTGTCGTGGGCCACTACGGTTGCGGCGGGATTCAAGCCGCGATGACACAGGCTAGCGACGACGCGATCGGAGCCTGGCTCGCCCCGGTGCACACCCTCTATCAAACGGGTTGCGGTACACTGGAGGTCAATGCCGACCGCTTGTGCGAGCACAATATCCGCGCGCAGGTGGCGGCACTCGCGGCTAATCCTTTGGTTCTCCAGGCTTGGGCACGGCACGCCTCGCTGACGCTTCACGGTTGGGTTTACGCCATTGGAGATGGTCTGCTGCGGCCGGTTTGCTCACCCATAAGCCGCGCCCCGAATGAGGCAGCCCCCGGACGCCTGGTCGAAGGTACGACATGA
- a CDS encoding peroxiredoxin, which translates to MAIQLGQIAPDFEQDSTHGRISFHDWLSGSWGVLFSHPKNFTPVCTTELGEVAKLRPEWDKRNVKPIGLSVDPVEAHHKWELDIHETQGTKLDFPMIADADARVSTLYDMIHPESDPTVTVRSVFVIDPSRKVRLILTYPPSTGRNFAEILRAIDSLQLTDARSIATPVNWEPGEPVVISPNLSDEEASRQFPQGYKTLKPYLRVVDLQAPGQ; encoded by the coding sequence ATGGCCATTCAGCTCGGGCAGATCGCCCCCGATTTCGAGCAGGACAGCACGCACGGTCGCATCAGCTTCCACGATTGGCTAAGCGGAAGCTGGGGTGTTCTGTTCAGCCATCCCAAGAATTTTACGCCGGTCTGCACGACGGAACTGGGCGAGGTTGCCAAGCTCCGGCCCGAATGGGACAAACGCAACGTCAAACCCATTGGCCTCTCGGTGGATCCGGTCGAAGCCCATCACAAATGGGAGCTGGACATTCACGAAACCCAAGGGACTAAACTCGACTTCCCGATGATCGCGGATGCCGACGCCAGGGTGTCGACGCTTTACGACATGATCCATCCCGAGAGCGACCCAACGGTCACAGTCCGTTCCGTCTTCGTCATCGACCCGTCGCGCAAGGTACGGCTGATCCTGACCTATCCTCCTTCGACCGGTCGGAACTTCGCCGAGATCCTTCGCGCGATCGACAGCCTTCAACTGACAGACGCCCGTAGCATCGCGACGCCCGTCAACTGGGAGCCAGGCGAGCCGGTCGTGATATCGCCGAATCTGTCGGACGAGGAGGCATCACGGCAGTTCCCGCAAGGCTACAAGACGCTGAAGCCTTACCTCCGGGTGGTCGATCTGCAGGCTCCCGGGCAATGA
- a CDS encoding LysR family transcriptional regulator, which produces MDINVARTFLEVVKTGSFVSAAANLHLTQTAVSARIRVLEDLLDRPVFIRNKAGAKLTPAGEQFLRFATTMVQVWDRARRAVALPPGRETVVTVGAELSLWSPLLRHWLLWMRRECPEIAVSTHIDASERLMEQVQDGSLDMAVLYAAPSRPGIIAELLFEEKLVLVRTTPTSSPLAPEDHVQIDWGEEFAASYHAAFPDQPNAVVSISYGPLALDYILATGGSGYFRKGFIRSYLEEGRLALVPGSPEFSYSAYVVHSTKADPGVMDRIRAGLKAAAAITA; this is translated from the coding sequence ATGGATATAAATGTTGCGCGCACATTCCTGGAAGTCGTGAAAACCGGCAGTTTTGTGAGTGCCGCGGCAAACCTTCACCTCACGCAGACCGCGGTAAGTGCCCGTATCCGGGTGCTTGAAGACCTGCTCGATCGGCCGGTATTCATCCGTAACAAGGCAGGTGCGAAGCTGACACCGGCGGGCGAGCAGTTTCTGCGTTTTGCAACCACCATGGTGCAGGTCTGGGATCGGGCGCGTCGCGCCGTCGCGCTCCCGCCGGGACGGGAGACCGTGGTGACGGTCGGCGCCGAACTCAGTCTGTGGAGTCCCTTGCTGCGGCACTGGCTGCTCTGGATGCGACGGGAATGTCCAGAAATCGCGGTAAGCACCCACATCGACGCATCCGAACGCCTGATGGAACAGGTCCAGGATGGCTCACTTGACATGGCGGTGCTCTATGCCGCGCCGAGCCGACCGGGGATCATCGCCGAACTATTGTTCGAGGAAAAGCTGGTCTTGGTGCGGACCACGCCAACCAGCAGCCCCCTCGCGCCAGAAGATCATGTCCAGATCGATTGGGGCGAGGAGTTTGCCGCGAGCTATCACGCCGCATTTCCGGATCAGCCCAACGCCGTCGTTTCGATCAGCTATGGTCCGCTCGCGCTCGATTATATCCTGGCGACAGGGGGGAGCGGCTATTTTCGCAAAGGCTTCATTCGCTCCTATCTCGAGGAAGGCCGCCTCGCTCTTGTTCCCGGAAGTCCTGAATTTTCGTACTCGGCCTATGTGGTTCACAGCACAAAGGCCGACCCGGGCGTGATGGACCGCATTCGTGCCGGCCTCAAGGCGGCCGCGGCGATTACCGCATGA
- a CDS encoding DUF6306 domain-containing protein, with the protein MMVNEPTSSACYASEADDIYMGFAGREEILAALNGLLEAERAGARIALASAKSASDPDYAELMQSVRADEARWCAMLSRQIRRLGAAASRKTGAFCEKALAIPDPLERLAFLNRGQAWVVRKLKALTPRIRDEALHADLREMLESHRVNIDRAAAHLEAEH; encoded by the coding sequence ATGATGGTGAACGAACCGACCTCGTCCGCCTGCTACGCCAGCGAAGCCGATGACATTTACATGGGCTTCGCCGGTCGCGAGGAGATCCTCGCGGCGCTCAACGGACTGCTGGAAGCCGAACGGGCCGGCGCCCGCATCGCGCTCGCCAGCGCCAAGTCGGCGAGCGATCCCGACTATGCCGAACTTATGCAATCGGTCCGTGCCGACGAAGCGCGTTGGTGCGCGATGCTCTCAAGGCAGATCAGGCGACTGGGCGCAGCGGCATCGCGCAAGACCGGCGCCTTTTGCGAGAAGGCGCTGGCAATCCCTGATCCGCTTGAAAGGCTGGCCTTTCTCAACCGCGGTCAGGCCTGGGTGGTTCGCAAACTGAAAGCGCTGACCCCCAGGATTCGTGACGAGGCATTACATGCCGATCTGCGCGAGATGCTCGAGAGCCATCGCGTCAACATCGATCGCGCCGCGGCGCATCTTGAAGCGGAGCATTGA
- a CDS encoding MarR family winged helix-turn-helix transcriptional regulator has product MLGDADYVALASFRHAIRRFQAFSEEKAIEVGLTPQQHQALLTIRGCPSDEATVGHVAERLILKPHSATGLINRLEALALITREAAAIDRRRALLRLTPKAYALLDALSAVHREEIQRLRPVFTGIFEQLG; this is encoded by the coding sequence TTGCTTGGGGATGCCGACTATGTAGCGCTGGCCTCTTTTCGCCATGCCATTCGCCGCTTCCAGGCGTTCAGCGAGGAAAAGGCCATCGAAGTCGGGTTGACGCCGCAACAGCACCAGGCGCTCCTCACGATCCGGGGCTGTCCGTCGGATGAAGCCACCGTCGGTCATGTCGCGGAACGTCTGATATTAAAGCCGCACAGCGCAACGGGTCTGATCAATCGCCTTGAGGCGTTGGCGCTTATTACGCGCGAGGCGGCAGCTATAGATCGCAGGCGGGCGCTGCTGCGCCTCACACCAAAGGCCTATGCCCTGCTCGACGCCCTGTCCGCTGTCCATCGCGAGGAAATCCAGCGCTTGCGGCCGGTCTTCACCGGCATCTTCGAACAACTGGGGTGA
- a CDS encoding type II toxin-antitoxin system Y4mF family antitoxin: MLEMATIGQIVRDERKELGLRQDELAAASGVGLRFIVELERGKATAQIGKVITVLAALGCELQIRRPDGIVIAGQPA; this comes from the coding sequence ATGCTCGAAATGGCGACGATCGGGCAGATCGTTCGGGATGAACGCAAGGAACTGGGACTGCGCCAGGATGAACTGGCCGCAGCGAGCGGGGTAGGGCTGCGTTTCATCGTTGAACTGGAGCGGGGTAAAGCGACCGCACAGATCGGCAAAGTCATCACGGTGCTTGCCGCGCTGGGCTGCGAGCTTCAGATTCGGCGTCCCGACGGGATTGTGATTGCAGGCCAGCCTGCATGA
- a CDS encoding HipA N-terminal domain-containing protein → MSGDILDRLTVWSEQRIAGELAIDRGGAMHFTYALAWLENPSARALSHALPKQEEAFGDALCKAVFGGLLPEEGQRTAIARALGVSPDNPFRLLAALGGDVAGALAFLPDGEAPPPAPEGEPADPLAEDALADLIGRLPRVPMLAGEGGPGSA, encoded by the coding sequence ATGAGCGGCGATATTCTTGATCGCCTGACTGTCTGGTCGGAACAGCGGATTGCTGGCGAACTTGCCATTGATCGCGGCGGAGCGATGCATTTCACTTACGCTCTTGCATGGCTTGAGAATCCATCCGCGCGCGCGCTGTCTCACGCGCTGCCGAAGCAGGAGGAAGCTTTCGGTGACGCGCTGTGCAAGGCCGTCTTTGGTGGGCTACTGCCGGAAGAGGGGCAGCGCACGGCGATCGCGCGGGCACTTGGGGTATCGCCCGACAATCCCTTCCGTCTGTTGGCGGCGCTGGGCGGCGACGTCGCCGGCGCGCTGGCGTTTCTGCCCGATGGGGAAGCGCCTCCGCCTGCGCCGGAAGGCGAGCCCGCGGACCCGCTGGCCGAGGACGCTCTGGCTGATTTGATCGGCCGCTTGCCCCGCGTGCCGATGCTGGCTGGGGAAGGGGGGCCAGGCTCAGCCTAG
- a CDS encoding HipA domain-containing protein — translation MVLIDGAIAVPRVGEASTHLIKPEPDRFPGLAANEAFCLALARALGLDAAMAAWHEADGKPYLLVTRYDRLHRDAQTIRLHQEDFAQALGVPSNRKYASEGGPTFRDGFALVRQATTRPAREVLKLADAALFNVIIGNADAHAKNYSLLRRADGEVVLAPLYDLVATHIWPELSAKLAMRFGRAATLEDVDAESFERFAADAGLGLPFLRRRAAALAARVQEVIAEGVTVPGLQDGDCLDELPAIVLDRAARFTLKARV, via the coding sequence GTGGTCCTGATCGATGGAGCCATCGCCGTCCCGCGGGTCGGTGAAGCATCGACCCATCTCATCAAGCCGGAGCCCGACCGTTTTCCCGGCCTTGCTGCCAATGAAGCCTTCTGTCTGGCGCTGGCACGGGCGTTGGGGCTCGATGCGGCCATGGCGGCGTGGCACGAGGCCGATGGCAAGCCTTATCTGCTGGTCACGCGCTATGATCGCCTTCACCGGGACGCACAGACCATCCGGTTGCATCAAGAGGATTTCGCACAGGCGTTGGGCGTGCCGTCGAACCGGAAATATGCCAGCGAAGGCGGGCCGACGTTTCGCGATGGTTTCGCCTTGGTGCGGCAAGCGACCACGCGGCCGGCACGCGAGGTGCTCAAGCTTGCCGACGCTGCGCTGTTTAATGTGATCATCGGCAATGCCGATGCCCACGCCAAGAATTACAGCTTGCTGCGTCGGGCTGATGGCGAGGTCGTCCTGGCGCCGCTCTATGATCTGGTGGCGACCCACATATGGCCGGAACTATCGGCCAAGCTCGCTATGCGATTTGGGCGTGCGGCAACGCTCGAGGACGTGGATGCCGAGAGCTTCGAGCGCTTCGCCGCCGATGCGGGACTTGGTCTGCCGTTTTTGCGCCGCCGCGCAGCGGCGCTCGCGGCCCGGGTCCAGGAGGTCATTGCAGAGGGCGTCACCGTGCCGGGGCTCCAGGATGGAGATTGCCTCGACGAGCTTCCGGCCATCGTCCTCGACCGCGCTGCTCGGTTCACACTGAAAGCGCGAGTGTGA
- a CDS encoding IS3 family transposase (programmed frameshift) — MPSKKHKPEEIIGKLREVEIVLAQGGTTAEACRRIAVTEQTYYRWRKEYGGLKTDQARRMKDLEKENLRLRRAISDLTLDKLILQEAAPGKLLSPARRRRCIDQLRRELPVSERRICRVLGQHRSTHRKVPRGADDEVRLTEDIIALAKQYGRYGYRRVTALLRDAGWTVNRKRVERIWRKEGLKVPQRQPKRGRLWLNDGSCIRLRPEYPGHVWAYDFVEGRTHDGRKFRILTIIDEASRECLALIVARQLKHEDVLAALADLFIARGPPAHIRSDNGAEFIATAVQTWLAQIGVKTLYIAPGSPWENGYNESFNGSLRDELLNGEIFYSLAEAKVLIEAWRRHYNTVRPHSSLGYRPPAPESATPPLPPSGSASLHLPSAMAAEATMH, encoded by the exons ATGCCGAGCAAGAAGCACAAGCCGGAAGAGATCATCGGCAAGCTGCGTGAAGTTGAGATCGTGCTGGCGCAGGGTGGAACGACGGCCGAAGCCTGCCGGCGCATCGCGGTCACCGAGCAAACCTACTACCGCTGGCGCAAGGAATATGGCGGTCTGAAGACCGACCAGGCGCGGCGGATGAAGGATCTGGAGAAGGAGAATCTGCGGCTTCGCCGGGCGATCTCGGACCTGACGCTGGACAAGCTGATCCTTCAGGAGGCCGCTC CGGGGAAACTTCTGAGCCCCGCGCGGCGGCGACGCTGTATCGATCAGTTGCGGCGGGAGTTGCCAGTGTCCGAGCGGCGTATATGCCGGGTGCTCGGGCAACATCGGTCGACGCATCGCAAGGTGCCGCGCGGGGCGGATGATGAGGTGCGGCTCACCGAGGACATTATCGCACTGGCCAAGCAATACGGCCGCTACGGCTATCGCCGGGTGACCGCATTGCTGCGCGATGCCGGCTGGACGGTGAACCGCAAACGCGTTGAGCGGATTTGGCGCAAGGAGGGGTTGAAGGTGCCACAGCGCCAGCCAAAGCGGGGCCGGTTATGGCTGAACGACGGCTCGTGTATCCGGCTCAGGCCGGAATATCCAGGGCATGTCTGGGCCTACGACTTCGTCGAGGGCCGTACGCATGACGGGCGCAAGTTCCGGATCCTCACCATTATCGACGAGGCCAGCCGGGAGTGCCTCGCGCTTATCGTGGCACGCCAGCTCAAGCATGAAGATGTGCTGGCGGCTCTCGCTGACCTGTTCATCGCGCGGGGACCACCGGCTCATATCCGGTCGGACAATGGCGCCGAGTTTATCGCCACTGCCGTGCAGACATGGCTCGCCCAGATCGGCGTGAAGACCTTGTATATCGCGCCCGGTTCACCGTGGGAGAATGGTTATAACGAAAGCTTCAATGGGTCGCTCCGCGACGAACTGCTCAACGGCGAGATCTTCTACAGCCTCGCCGAGGCCAAGGTGCTGATCGAGGCCTGGCGGCGGCATTACAACACCGTTCGCCCGCACAGCAGCCTCGGCTATCGGCCGCCGGCCCCGGAAAGTGCGACACCGCCATTGCCGCCGTCCGGTTCCGCTTCGCTCCACCTACCGTCAGCAATGGCGGCGGAAGCAACAATGCACTAA